A single window of Colletes latitarsis isolate SP2378_abdomen chromosome 11, iyColLati1, whole genome shotgun sequence DNA harbors:
- the LOC143348143 gene encoding transmembrane protein 222, with translation MSKQTMKEDEILTNAHDIVDETLNMDLAVNPERQRFPFCIVWTPLPILTYFLPFIGHMGIATSTGVIRDFAGPYHVSEDNMAFGKPTKYWQLKHTKAKGHVQGWDSAVTEASEIYKTRMHNLFCDNCHSHVATALNLMSYDNSNSWNMVKLAFLVFVYGKYVSFLGFLKTWSPFCLLITAVTLFCLFLL, from the exons ATGTCAAAACAAACCATGAAGGAGGATGAAATACTGACAAACGCGCACGATATCGTAGACGAAACGTTAAACATGGACCTCGCTGTCAATCCGGAAAGACAGAGATTCCCATTTTGTATCGTCTGGACTCCGCTACCAATTTTAAC GTATTTTTTACCATTTATCGGTCACATGGGCATCGCCACTTCTACCGGTGTGATACGAGATTTCGCGGGCCCCTATCATGTGTCCGAAGATAATATGGCGTTCGGgaaacctacaaaatattggcAATTAAAACACACAAAAGCCAAAGGACACGTTCAAGGATGGGACTCCGCTGTCACGGAAGCCAGTGAAATTTACAAGACCAGAATG CACAATTTATTTTGCGACAACTGTCATTCTCACGTGGCCACGGCGTTAAATTTAATGTCGTACGATAACTCGAACAGTTGGAATATGGTCAAGCTAGCTTTCCTCGTGTTCGTGTACGGAAAATACGTAAG TTTTCTAGGTTTCCTTAAAACTTGGTCGCCGTTTTGTCTGCTCATTACTGCCGTCACATTGTTCTGCCTGTTTTTGCTGTAA
- the LOC143348145 gene encoding uncharacterized protein LOC143348145 isoform X3, producing the protein MHEEEQPSDSVIEGFVHIKKYPAPPPPTLDLAQDAVELRGNNLYPYIPPGSVYSATLPMDSTKDHVHGDGMHYLNGVPFKLCKQLEVVKDIEIDKLRISEVLSYIENVELQNYNYNFSIEKSVVTEMNSTNDE; encoded by the exons ATGCACG AAGAAGAACAACCTTCGGATTCGGTAATAGAGGGATTTGTACACATTAAAAAATATCCTGCACCTCCACCACCAACGTTAGACCTGGCTCAAGATGCGGTAGAACTTCGTGGCAATAATCTCTATCCATACATCCCACCTGGCTCCGTATATTCGGCAACCCTACCAATGGACTCTACGAAAGACCATGTTCATGGAGATGGCATGCATTACTTGAATGGTGTGCCATTTAAATTGTGTAAACAGCTAGAAGTAGTCAAGGATATCGAGATAGATAAACTCAGAATTAGCGAAGTCTTGTCGTACATAGAAAATGTAGAGTTGCAAAATTACAACTATAACTTCTCTATTGAGAAAAGTGTGGTAACAGAGATGAATAGTACAAACGACGAGTGA
- the LOC143348145 gene encoding uncharacterized protein LOC143348145 isoform X1 has protein sequence MELIVHFFEHKMSWFFGKKKYQKDSPPEFTEEEQPSDSVIEGFVHIKKYPAPPPPTLDLAQDAVELRGNNLYPYIPPGSVYSATLPMDSTKDHVHGDGMHYLNGVPFKLCKQLEVVKDIEIDKLRISEVLSYIENVELQNYNYNFSIEKSVVTEMNSTNDE, from the exons ATGGAGTTAATTGTGCACTTTTTTGAACAT AAAATGTCTTGGTTTTTTGGAAAAAAGAAATACCAAAAAGATTCACCGCCTGAATTTACAGAAGAAGAACAACCTTCGGATTCGGTAATAGAGGGATTTGTACACATTAAAAAATATCCTGCACCTCCACCACCAACGTTAGACCTGGCTCAAGATGCGGTAGAACTTCGTGGCAATAATCTCTATCCATACATCCCACCTGGCTCCGTATATTCGGCAACCCTACCAATGGACTCTACGAAAGACCATGTTCATGGAGATGGCATGCATTACTTGAATGGTGTGCCATTTAAATTGTGTAAACAGCTAGAAGTAGTCAAGGATATCGAGATAGATAAACTCAGAATTAGCGAAGTCTTGTCGTACATAGAAAATGTAGAGTTGCAAAATTACAACTATAACTTCTCTATTGAGAAAAGTGTGGTAACAGAGATGAATAGTACAAACGACGAGTGA
- the LOC143348145 gene encoding uncharacterized protein LOC143348145 isoform X2, with the protein MSWFFGKKKYQKDSPPEFTEEEQPSDSVIEGFVHIKKYPAPPPPTLDLAQDAVELRGNNLYPYIPPGSVYSATLPMDSTKDHVHGDGMHYLNGVPFKLCKQLEVVKDIEIDKLRISEVLSYIENVELQNYNYNFSIEKSVVTEMNSTNDE; encoded by the coding sequence ATGTCTTGGTTTTTTGGAAAAAAGAAATACCAAAAAGATTCACCGCCTGAATTTACAGAAGAAGAACAACCTTCGGATTCGGTAATAGAGGGATTTGTACACATTAAAAAATATCCTGCACCTCCACCACCAACGTTAGACCTGGCTCAAGATGCGGTAGAACTTCGTGGCAATAATCTCTATCCATACATCCCACCTGGCTCCGTATATTCGGCAACCCTACCAATGGACTCTACGAAAGACCATGTTCATGGAGATGGCATGCATTACTTGAATGGTGTGCCATTTAAATTGTGTAAACAGCTAGAAGTAGTCAAGGATATCGAGATAGATAAACTCAGAATTAGCGAAGTCTTGTCGTACATAGAAAATGTAGAGTTGCAAAATTACAACTATAACTTCTCTATTGAGAAAAGTGTGGTAACAGAGATGAATAGTACAAACGACGAGTGA